Below is a genomic region from Isosphaeraceae bacterium EP7.
CACCGGTGGCGCCGCCCCGGTTCCCGACTCAAAGCAGGGCGCCAGGCCCCTCGTGAACGCAGCAAAGTCGCCCCACCCCCAACAACCTCGGCCAATTGACGCGGGCCGCCCCCGAAGGAGGTCGGGCCACGCCAAGACCGAAAGTGCCGGAAACTTAGACAAGCAAGGCTTCGATGCCCGAAATCGGGCAACCCCTCCGATTGGCACGACCTATGCAATAAACCCGTCGTCCCACAACGGACTTCCCGCCTACCTCCCGCAACCCGAATTCACGAATCGCCGATATCTCCATCGAGAAAGGCTTTGCGTGATTCTTCGGGGGCCCATCGTCGAGCCGCGGGTCGGCAGGACACCGTCATGGATTCCCCGCTCTCCGCCTCTCTCCTAGACAGGGATGCCCATGAAGCGCGCAACACCGCTCCCATTTCTCCTGCTCGTTGGCCTGGCCGTCCTGGCGCTGGTGCCGTTCAAGTTTTCGGGGCAGCCTCCCGTGCCGGTCGGGGGTGACATCAACACGGGCGACGTCGCCTGGATGCTGACGGCCTCTGCCTTGGTCTTGTTGATGACGCCCGGGCTCTCGTTCTTCTACGGCGGCATGGTCGGATTCAAGAACGTGGTTTCGACGATGCTCCAGAGCATCGTGGCGCTGGGGGTCATCAGCCTCCTCTGGGTGCTGGTCGGCTTCAGCCTGGCCTTCGGCGACAGCATCGGCGGGTTCATCGGCGACCCGCGGACCTTCTTCATGCTCGACGGCGTGGGCGAGGCGACGCACCCGAGGTTCGCGGCGACCGTCCCCTTGATGGTCTTCGCCATGTTCCAGCTCAAGTTCGCCATCATCACGCCGGCCCTGTTCACCGGCTCGTTCGCCGAGCGGGTCCGGTTCTCTTCCTACCTCCTGTTCATGGTCCTCTTCAGCCTGCTGATCTACAGCCCGCTGGCCCACTGGACCTGGCACTACGACGGCTTCCTGAACAAGTGGGGCGTCAAGGACTTCGCCGGCGGCACGGTGGTGCATATGTCGGCGGGCTTCGCGGCCCTGGCCGGCGCCCTCGTGCTCGGCCGCCGCAAGAGCCACGAGGCCAAGGAAACGCACTCGCCGGCCAACATCCCGTTCGTCCTGCTGGGCACCGGCATGCTCTGGTTCGGCTGGTTCGGCTTCAATGCCGGCTCGGCCATCGCGGCCAACGGGACCGCGGCCATGGCCTTCGCCACCACCAACACGGCCTCGGCCGCGGCGATGCTCGCCTGGATGTTCTTCGACTGGATGCGCGGCAATAAGCCGTCGGCCCTGGGTGCCTGCATCGGCGCCGTCGTCGGCCTGGTCGCCATCACGCCGGCCGCCGGGTTCGTCACGGTCCGCGAGAGCATCGTCATCGGCATCGTCGCCAGCGTCGTCAGCAACCTCTGCGTCCACCTGCGGACGAAGTCGACCCTCGACGACACGCTCGACGTCTTCCCCTGCCACGGCGTGGGCGGCATGGTCGGCATGATCGCCACCGGCATCTTCGCCAAGGACGTGGGCCTCACCTCCGGCAAGACCGAGACCTTCCTGTATCACCTGCTCGCGCTGGTGATCGTCGCCGCCTACTCGTTCTTCGGCTCCCTGATCCTCTACAAGATCACCGACCTGATCATCCCCCTGCGCGTCACCAACGAGGAAGAGGCCGAGGGCCTCGACCTGAGCCAGCACGGCGAGACCGCGCTGGGCCTCGACCTGTTCGCCGGCAACGGCACCAACGGCCACTCCAAGCCCGTCGACCTGATCGTCGTCGAGGTCTGACCCGACTTCGATCGACCCGACCTGCCAGCCAAGGCCCCACACCGGCTCTCCCCCCAGGGACGAGCCGGCGTGGGGCCTCTCCGTGCGCCCACCGACTCGGCCGGGTGCAAGGGGGATGAGCGCCGCCGGACGCCAGGAACGCGCGGCGGCCGGGCCTTCGGCTCATCTCTGCAATCATGCCCGCCTCTGCTCGAACCCAGGAGCCAGGGCGGAGGGCAAGCTCCGATGGTCCCGGGCCTGGTCGGTAAACCGGGAGCCATCCAGGCGAGCCCGGCCCCTCGACGCCGCCCCTCGCGCAGGCGACACTCTGATTCGGATGAGTCGATCCCGGCAAGGGCGAGGGGGGCGTTGACGATGCGACGACCGCGGGAATCTCTCCGGGCGTGGGCCGTGCGGGCAGGGCTCGGCCTGGCGATCCTGGGAACGCAAGCCACGGCCAGGGCGGACGACTTCCCCCGCCCTTACGACAGCGAGACGGTCGCGGGCCGGCCGATGGACCCGGCCGAGGCGGCTCGAGGGTTCCAGATGCCGGCGGGCTTCTCCGTCTCGGTCTTCGCCGCCGAGCCCGAGGTCCAAAACCCGATCGCCCTGGCCTGGGACGGCCGTGGGCGACTCTGGGTGGCCGAGAACTACACCTACGCCGAGCGCGCCAAGAAATTCGACCTGGCCCTCCGCGACCGAGTCCTCATCTTCGAGGATGCCGACGGCGACGGCCGAGCCGAGCGCAGGAGCGTGTTCCTGGACACGGCCCAGCGGCTGACCGGGATCGAGGTCGGGCCCAGGGGGACCTGGCTGATGTGCCCGCCCCAGCTCCTGTTCGTCCCCGATCGAGACGGAGACGACCGGCCCGACGGGGCCGCCGAGGTGGTGCTCGACGGGTTCGACGTACCCCCGGAGAATTACCACAACTTCGCCAACGGCCTGAAGTGGGGCCCCGACGGCTGGCTCTACGGGCGCTGCGGCGCGTCGGCACCCGGCCTTGTTCGAAGTCCAGGCGACCCTTCCGGTTCCGCCATCCCACTCGCCGGCGGCATCTGGCGTTATCATCCGAAATCGAAGGTGTTCGAGCCCCTGTCGCACGGCACGACCAACCCCTGGGGCCACGACTGGGACGAGCACGGCGAGCTCTTCTTCGTCAACTCGGTGAACGGCCATCTCTGGCAGATGATCCCCGGGGCCCATTTCCGCCGGCCGCACACGCTCAGCACCAACCCCCTGGTGTACGAGCCGATGGAGATGCATGCCGACCACTGGCACTGGGACACCGGCAAGGACTGGATCGACTCCCGGACATCCATCGGCGCGCACGGCCGCCTCGGCGGCGGCCACGCCCACAGCGGGGCCATGTTCTACCAGGGGGGCCAGTGGCCCGAGTCGTTCCGCAACCGCCTCCTTACGCTCAACCTCCACGGAAAGAGAGCGAACACAGATCGACCCGAGCGTTCCGGGAGCGGATACACCGCGAAACATGAGCCAGACCTGCTCCTGGCCGCCGACCCCTTCTTCCGCGGCATCGACCTGACCTACGGCCCGGACGGCAGTGTCTACGTCCTCGACTGGAGCGACACCGGCGAGTGCCACGAGTACAGCGGCGTCCACCGCACGTCGGGCCGGATCTTCGCGGTGAGATACGGAGACTCGAAGCCCGAGCCCGCCCCCGATCTGTCGAAGCTGACCGGCTCGCAGCTCGTCGCCCTCCACACCCACAAGAACGAGTGGTTCGCCCGCCAGGCCAGGCGCGAGCTGGCAGGCCGGGCCGAGGCCGGTCCCATCCCTGATGACGTGGCGGCGGAGCTACGCCGGATCGTCGAGCAACCCGGCGACGTGCGACTCAGACTCAGGGCCCTCTGGACGCTCCAGACCCTGGACCTGGCCACCGCGGAGTTCCTCAGGCCGCGGCTCGAGGATGCCGATGAGCACGTCCGGACCTGGGCGATCCGGCTGCTGACCGATGCATGGCCGCTGGATATGCCGACGGGCCGACCCAGGGCCGATGCGGTGGCCGTGCCCGCCGACCTCCTCGACCGTTTCGCCCGGATGGCCCGCGAGGACGGGTCGGGCCTGGTCCGGCTCGCCCTGGCCTCGACCCTCCAGCGCCTGCCCGTCGCCCGACGCCCGGCACTCGCCGCGGCCTTGCTGTCGCGAGCCGAGGACGCGGCCGACCCGAACCTGCCCCCGCTCGTCTGGTATGGCCTGATCCCGCTGGCCGTCGAGACCCCCGAGGCTCTCGCCCCGCTGGCCGCCGACGGCAAGTTCCCCCGGGTCCGCGAGTGGGCCGCCCGTCGTTTCGCCGAGATCCTGGCCAGGAGGCCCGAGCCTCTGGAGAGGCTCCTGGCGGCGACCTCGGAGAAGGGCGACGCGACCCGACTGGACGTGATGGCCGGCATGACGGCCGGCCTGGCCGGGGTGCGCAAGGCCAAGGCTCCAGCATCGTGGGCCGCGTTCCCGAGGCAGTTCGCCGGGCCCGACGCCGGCAAGGGCCAGTCCCTGGCGCGAGGCATCGACGTGGTCTTCGGCGACGGCCGGGCGCTCGAGGAAGTCCGCCGCCTGGCGCTCGACGACAAGGCCGAGCTCTCGCTGCGCAAGGCGGCCCTGAGCTCGCTGATCGACTCCGAGCCGGCCGACCTCCGGGCGGTCTGCGAAGGACTGCTCAAGGTCCGGTTTTTGAACACAGTTGCGCTCCAGGGCCTGGTCCGGTCCGCCGACCCGGCCGTCGGCAAGCGGATCGCGGCCAGCTACCGGACGTTCCACCCCAGCGAGCGGGCCGCGGTCGTCGAGGCGCTCGCCTCGAGGCCCGAGTTCGCCGCCGAGCTGCTCGACCGGATGGCCGCCGGCGAGATCCCCAGGACCGACCTCTCCGCCTCGCAGGCCCGGCAGATCCGCGGCATGGGCGGTCCCGACCTGGGGAGGCGACTCGGAGAGGTCTGGGGCGAACTGCGAGAGTCGCCGCGAGACAAGGCCGAGCTGATGGCCCGCCTGACGACCGACCTGACTTCGACCCGGGTCGCGACCGAGGACAGGGGCCGGGGTCGGTCCGTGTTCATCAAGGCATGTGCGTCATGCCATCGCCTGTTCGGCTCGGGCGCCGAGATCGGCCCCGACCTGACCGGGGCCGGGCGCAAGGACCTGTCCTACATCCTCTCCAACATCGTCGACCCCGGCGCCGTGGTGAGCAAGGACTTCCAGATGACCGTCCTCGGGCTGGCCGACGGTCGGGTCGTCAGCGGGATCGTCACCTCGGAGAACGACGCGTCGATCGCGATCCAGACCGCCCAGGCGAAGGTGACGATCCCCAGGTCGGACGTGATGGAACGCAGGCAGTCGACCGACTCCCTGATGCCCGAGGGCCTCCTCCAGACCCTGACCCCCCAGCAGATCCGCGACCTGGTCGCCTACTTGATGTCCGACGCCCAGGTCGACCTGCCGGCAGGACCAGCCCCAGATTGACCGACCATATGAAAATAACCTACAAGTCAGCAAATTGCTCATATTAGAATGCAAAATCGGCCGCGACTCGTCGAGTCGCGGCCGATTTTGGTGACTTCGCCGACGAGGATCAGGCCGGGGACAGGGCCGAGACGGACTTGCTGGCGACGGAGGCCGTGGCCGGGGACGACGGGGTGGCCGTCAGCGTCGTGGTCGACCGCCGGGGCGCGACGCCCTGGACGAGCCGGGCGCGGGCGGCGAAGGAGGGGGCCGCGACGACGACCTTGGGGGCGGCGGCCGTCGAGGCGGGCGGCGCGGAGGCGGCCGCGAGGGAGAGGGTCGAGGGCTGGATGGCGGCGACCGAGGCGGTCGCGCGGTTCCCGCCGTTGGTGATGACCGTGTACTTCTTCACCAGCGGCACGTCGCCGCTGCCGGCCCGGCCCCAGACGACCGTGTTGGCCACCACCGGGCCCGTGGCGTTGCGGGTGAACCAGCGCGCCGTGGCGGGGGTGTAGACGGCCAGGTCGGCCTTGCCGTCGCCGTCGTAGTCGCCTGTGATCGGGATGTCCGAGCCGCCGGCCAGGCCCCAGAGGATGTACTGGGCCGGGAGGCCGGTCGAGTAGCGGATCACCCAGGTCGCCGAGGCGGGGGTGTAGGTGGCGATGTCGGCCTTGCCGTCGCCGTCGAAGTCGGCCGCGACCGGCACGTCGCCGGCGCTGCCCCAGATGACGGAGGTGGCCGACAGGGCGGCCGAGTTGCGGACGATCCACTCGGCCGTGTTCGGGTTGAAGACGGTCAGGTCGGCCTTGCCGTCGCCGTCGAAGTCGACCGCCACGGGCAGGTCGGCCGAGCCCGCCCGGCCCCAGACGATGACCGCCGGCGTGGCGCCCGAGGTGTAATGGATGAACCACTGCGCCGTGGAGGGGTTGTACGCGGCGATGTCGGCCTTGCCGTCGCCGTCGAAGTCGGCCACCACCGGCACGTCGTTGCTACCGGCACGGCCCCAGACCAGGGCGATCGGCGCGGCGCCGGTGGACTGCTTGACGTACCAGACCGACGAGCCATGGTCATAGGTGGCGATGTCGACCTTGCCGTCGGCGTCGAAGTCGCCGGAGAGGATCGTCGTCGTGCCGGCCGTGTTGCCCCAGACCGTCGCCGACGACCCGCCCGAGGAGTTGCGGATCACCCACTGGGCGCTGTCGGGCATGTACACGCCGATGTCCGACTTGCCGTCGCCGTCGAAGTCATTGGCCACGGCGGGCTTGACCACGAACGGGGTGACGTCGACGGCCCAGGGCTCGGCGCCGGTGAGGCCGTTATCGGCGCTGACGAGCAGCTTCGACGCGCCGATCACGCCCAGGACGATCGGGTTGGAGTTCGTCACGCCCGGGGCGAATTCCTGGGCAAGCACGGTGCCGGCCGTGGTTCCGTCGGTCTGCCAGAGTTCGATCCCGCGGGTGCCGTCGTCGGCCGAGAAGTAGAGGGTCGTACCGATGACGGCGAAGTTGGAGAGGAACGAGCTGAAGATCCCCGGCCGGATGTCCTTGACCAGGACGGTCCCGGCGGCCGTACCGTCGGACTTGTAGAGTTCCCTGCCCGAGGCCACCACGGCCGAGAAGTAGACGGCCCCGCCGAAGGCCGTGATCTGCGTCGGCACAGAGCCGGTCGCGCCGGGGTTCAGGTCGGTGACCATCGCCGTGCCGGCGGACGTGCCGTCGCTCTTCCAGAGTTCCGGGCCGTTCGTGCCGTCGTTGGCGAGGAAGTAGATCGAGTTGCCAAGGACGACGAGCCGCCGGCTCGTGGACGCGTCGTCGGAGGTCGCGAAGCCGTCGAGGGCCCCAACGCGAATGTCCTTGACGAGCGTGGTGCCGGCGGTGGTGCCGTCGGTCTTCCAGAGCTCTCGGCCGCGGGTGCCATCATTGGCGACGAAGTAGACGGTCCCGTTGAGGCTCTGGAACATGGTCGGGCTCGACCCGGCCGTCCCCGGGTTGACGTCCTTGAGCAGGACCGTGCCGGCGGCCGTTCCGTCGCTCTTCCAGGGCTCGATCCCGTTGACCGCGTCGATCGCGGAGAAGTAGAGCGTGCCGCCGAGGTAGGTCAGGTTGCTTATCTGCGAACCGGGGCCGGGGTTGATGGCCTTGACCAGCGCCGTGCCCGCGGTGGTGCCGTCGGTCTTGTAAAGCTGCCTGCCCAGGGTGGGATCGACGGCGGTGAAATAGAGGGTGTTCCCCCCCACGATCAACGATGCCGGGGAGGCGTCGGCCGGGCCCGGGTTGATGTCCTGGATGATGCGAGTCCCGGCGTCGGTGCCGTCGCTGGTCCAGAGCTCCGAGCCGTAGGTGGCGTCGGTGCCGGCGAGGAAGAGGGCCCCCTTGAAGACGACCATCGAGCTGACGTTGCCGAGCTTGGCCGTCACCTTGGTGGTCCCGGCGGCCGTGCCGTTGGTCCTCCAGAGTTCGTTGACGGCGCCGTCGGGCGAGGCGATGAAGTAGGTGAAGCCCCCCAGGACGACGGCGTTGACCGGCTCGGAGCCGATGGTGCCGGGGCGGATGTCCTTGACGAGCGCGGTGCCGGCGGCGGTTCCGTCGGTCTTCCAGAGCTCGAAGCCGTGGGGGCCGTCATTGGCGGCGAAGTAGACGGAGCCGGCCACACCGGCGAACGCGGCGGCCGCGGAGGTCTGGCTGAAGCCCAGGAAGGAGCTGGCCACGCCGGGGCGGATGTCCTTGACGAGCGCGGTGCCGGCGTTGGTTCCGTCGGTCTTCCAGAGCTCATAGCCGACATCGGCCCTGATCGCGGAGAAGTAGACCGTCGATCCGATCGCGGTCAGGCCGTCGGGCGAGGAGTTCGAGGCGCCCGGGTTGATGTCCTTGAGCAGGACCGTGCCGGCATTGGTGCCGTCGGTCTGGTACAGCTCGATGCCGGCGGCCGCGGTGGTGGCCCTGAAGAGCAGCGAGTTGCCCAGTACGACGAACTGCGAGGGGCTGGAGTTGCTGGCGGCAGTGCCCGCGTTGACATCCTTCAGCAGGACAGTGCCGACGGATGTGCCGTCGCTCTTCCAGGGCTCGGCGCCCACGACGCCGTCATTGGCGGCGAAGTAGAGGGCCCCATTGAAGGCCTTGATGTTGGTGGCCGAGGGGTCCAGGCCGGAGGCGTTGCCCGTGCGGATGTCCTTGACGAGCGAGGTCCCGCCGGAGGTGCCGTCGCTCTTCCAGAGTTCCGTGCCATTCGTGCCGTCATTGGCGGCGAAGTAGAGCGTGCTGCCGATCGTGGCCCAGCGTGCGTCGAGCGCGTAGTTGCTCGTGATCCCCGAGGTGATGCCCGGGTTGATGTCCTTGACGAGGACCGTGCCGACGGCGGTGCCGTCGGTCTTGTAGAGCTCGGTCCCCGTCGCCGCGTTCAGGGCGGCGAAGTAGAGGGTGGTGCCGATGGCCGTCAGGTTGGTGGGCAACGACGGGTTGGCGCCCGGGTTGATGTCCTTGAGCAGGAACGTCCCGCCCTCGGTGCCGTCGGTCCTCCAGAGCTCGAAGCCGTTGACTCCGTCATTGGCGTTGAAGTAGAGCAGCCCGTTGCCGCCGTCGGTCAGGCGTGCAGGGTAGGAGCCGACGACGCCCGGATTGATATCCTTGACCCTCACCGGGGCGGCCGAGCCGGTGATCTTGTAGAGCTCGGGCTCATCGGCCGCGGTTGATCCGGAGAAGTAGAGCGAGCCGCCGCTGACGACCGGGACCGAGGAGACGACGACCCCCAGGTCGGACACCTTCTGGGTGCCGGCCGCGGTGCCGTCGGTCTTGTAAAGCTGCGAGTAGAGGGCGTTCGTGCCATCGTCGGCCAGGAAGTAGGTCGAGCCGTTATAGACGATGGGCGCAACGACGTTCGCGTTGTTCCCGTTGGTGTTGATGTCCTGAAGCAGCGACGCCGCCATCAGCGTCCGGGGCTCCATGACCTCGACGCGGGGGCCGAGCGGGCCACGGGCCTGCGCCCGCCTGCGATTCGGTCGATTCATCGATCTCGGACTCCTGGTGCGCGACTCTGGCGATTCGGACTCGATCGGCCCGGGGAGGCCGGGCCGGACATGCGGGCCCTGGCGGCGCGGGGCGACGGGGATGCAATGGCCGGGCGATCCGGCCGGAACTCTCGAGGAGACCAGGGCCGCGCCCCCGGGGCGAGGTCAGGACTTGGCCACTCGTCGACGGCCGCCGGGCACGACCCACCCGGGTTTCAGCCAGTCTTCATCGTCCGCGCCGACCGGTTCAAGTAACCCGGTTGACGCCACCAGGCCATCGGGGGCCGAGGCGGCGTTCATGATACCATGCTCTTTCTCCAGATCCACGGTGATCACCTCCGACTTGTCTGCATTCTTGCCGATGTTTCGCCAGGTCAACAAACTCCAGCTCGCAAGATCGAGACCAAGACGTGAGGAAAACGGTCTAGAAAAGCCTCATCTGGCCCGAGCGAGGAGTTGGAGGAGTGAACCTCGATGAGTCGAGCGCGGGGAGGCGGCCGTCGAGGCCCAGGCGCCTGGCGCAGAGGCGGAAGAGCCCGGCGATCTGGCCGGCCATGGCGCCAGTGCCGGCCATCCGGGTGGCGAAGTCGCTGTCGTTGAGCCTGCCCTCGCGCGCCCGCCGGATCTGCGCCAGAACGCGGCCGGCCCGGCCGGGTTGCTCTCGCTCGAGCCACTCGACGAAGACGGGGGCGCCCGTCAAGGGGAGCCGCAGCAGCGTGTAGCCGGCCGACCCCGCGCCCGCCTCCCTGGCCGCCGCCAGGATCGCCGGGATCTCGGCGTTGGTGAGGCCGGGGATGACCGGCCCGACCAGGACGCCGACCGGCACGCGCGTCGGCCAGGGCGCGGACGGCCCTGAGCCTCGCCGTGGGGGTGCTGGTGCGCGGCTCCAGCGACCGGACGAGCGCGGGGTCGAGCATGGTGATGCTCAGGTAGACATGGACGAGGTTCTAGCCGGCCATCTCGCGCAGCAGGTCCAGGTCGCGCAGGACGAGGGCGTTCTTGGTGATGATGGTCATCGGCTGGTGTGCCTCCAGGGCCACCTCCAGGCAGGCCCGGGTGAGCCTGTAGTCGCGCTCGGCCGGCTGGTAGCAGTCGGTCACCCCGGACATGGCGATCGGGTGGGCCTGCCAGGTGTCGCGGGCCAGGAAGTCGCGGAAGAGGCCGAGGGCGTCCTGCCTGATTATGATCCTGGTCTCGAAGTCGAGCCCCGCGTTCAGGCCGAGGTACTCGTGGGTGGGCCTGGCAAAGCAGTAAACACCCCCACTGCGTGCAATCTTAGGTGTTCACCGCTCCACAAGGACCGGAAGTCCGGTGGTTCCGTAATCCACTGGCTTCCCCTGAAAGTATTCCGATAGGGGGTCTTTTAGGACGGCACCGGGCGGTACCTTGCTG
It encodes:
- a CDS encoding ammonium transporter — protein: MKRATPLPFLLLVGLAVLALVPFKFSGQPPVPVGGDINTGDVAWMLTASALVLLMTPGLSFFYGGMVGFKNVVSTMLQSIVALGVISLLWVLVGFSLAFGDSIGGFIGDPRTFFMLDGVGEATHPRFAATVPLMVFAMFQLKFAIITPALFTGSFAERVRFSSYLLFMVLFSLLIYSPLAHWTWHYDGFLNKWGVKDFAGGTVVHMSAGFAALAGALVLGRRKSHEAKETHSPANIPFVLLGTGMLWFGWFGFNAGSAIAANGTAAMAFATTNTASAAAMLAWMFFDWMRGNKPSALGACIGAVVGLVAITPAAGFVTVRESIVIGIVASVVSNLCVHLRTKSTLDDTLDVFPCHGVGGMVGMIATGIFAKDVGLTSGKTETFLYHLLALVIVAAYSFFGSLILYKITDLIIPLRVTNEEEAEGLDLSQHGETALGLDLFAGNGTNGHSKPVDLIVVEV
- a CDS encoding c-type cytochrome, producing MRRPRESLRAWAVRAGLGLAILGTQATARADDFPRPYDSETVAGRPMDPAEAARGFQMPAGFSVSVFAAEPEVQNPIALAWDGRGRLWVAENYTYAERAKKFDLALRDRVLIFEDADGDGRAERRSVFLDTAQRLTGIEVGPRGTWLMCPPQLLFVPDRDGDDRPDGAAEVVLDGFDVPPENYHNFANGLKWGPDGWLYGRCGASAPGLVRSPGDPSGSAIPLAGGIWRYHPKSKVFEPLSHGTTNPWGHDWDEHGELFFVNSVNGHLWQMIPGAHFRRPHTLSTNPLVYEPMEMHADHWHWDTGKDWIDSRTSIGAHGRLGGGHAHSGAMFYQGGQWPESFRNRLLTLNLHGKRANTDRPERSGSGYTAKHEPDLLLAADPFFRGIDLTYGPDGSVYVLDWSDTGECHEYSGVHRTSGRIFAVRYGDSKPEPAPDLSKLTGSQLVALHTHKNEWFARQARRELAGRAEAGPIPDDVAAELRRIVEQPGDVRLRLRALWTLQTLDLATAEFLRPRLEDADEHVRTWAIRLLTDAWPLDMPTGRPRADAVAVPADLLDRFARMAREDGSGLVRLALASTLQRLPVARRPALAAALLSRAEDAADPNLPPLVWYGLIPLAVETPEALAPLAADGKFPRVREWAARRFAEILARRPEPLERLLAATSEKGDATRLDVMAGMTAGLAGVRKAKAPASWAAFPRQFAGPDAGKGQSLARGIDVVFGDGRALEEVRRLALDDKAELSLRKAALSSLIDSEPADLRAVCEGLLKVRFLNTVALQGLVRSADPAVGKRIAASYRTFHPSERAAVVEALASRPEFAAELLDRMAAGEIPRTDLSASQARQIRGMGGPDLGRRLGEVWGELRESPRDKAELMARLTTDLTSTRVATEDRGRGRSVFIKACASCHRLFGSGAEIGPDLTGAGRKDLSYILSNIVDPGAVVSKDFQMTVLGLADGRVVSGIVTSENDASIAIQTAQAKVTIPRSDVMERRQSTDSLMPEGLLQTLTPQQIRDLVAYLMSDAQVDLPAGPAPD
- a CDS encoding FG-GAP-like repeat-containing protein — translated: MNRPNRRRAQARGPLGPRVEVMEPRTLMAASLLQDINTNGNNANVVAPIVYNGSTYFLADDGTNALYSQLYKTDGTAAGTQKVSDLGVVVSSVPVVSGGSLYFSGSTAADEPELYKITGSAAPVRVKDINPGVVGSYPARLTDGGNGLLYFNANDGVNGFELWRTDGTEGGTFLLKDINPGANPSLPTNLTAIGTTLYFAALNAATGTELYKTDGTAVGTVLVKDINPGITSGITSNYALDARWATIGSTLYFAANDGTNGTELWKSDGTSGGTSLVKDIRTGNASGLDPSATNIKAFNGALYFAANDGVVGAEPWKSDGTSVGTVLLKDVNAGTAASNSSPSQFVVLGNSLLFRATTAAAGIELYQTDGTNAGTVLLKDINPGASNSSPDGLTAIGSTVYFSAIRADVGYELWKTDGTNAGTALVKDIRPGVASSFLGFSQTSAAAAFAGVAGSVYFAANDGPHGFELWKTDGTAAGTALVKDIRPGTIGSEPVNAVVLGGFTYFIASPDGAVNELWRTNGTAAGTTKVTAKLGNVSSMVVFKGALFLAGTDATYGSELWTSDGTDAGTRIIQDINPGPADASPASLIVGGNTLYFTAVDPTLGRQLYKTDGTTAGTALVKAINPGPGSQISNLTYLGGTLYFSAIDAVNGIEPWKSDGTAAGTVLLKDVNPGTAGSSPTMFQSLNGTVYFVANDGTRGRELWKTDGTTAGTTLVKDIRVGALDGFATSDDASTSRRLVVLGNSIYFLANDGTNGPELWKSDGTSAGTAMVTDLNPGATGSVPTQITAFGGAVYFSAVVASGRELYKSDGTAAGTVLVKDIRPGIFSSFLSNFAVIGTTLYFSADDGTRGIELWQTDGTTAGTVLAQEFAPGVTNSNPIVLGVIGASKLLVSADNGLTGAEPWAVDVTPFVVKPAVANDFDGDGKSDIGVYMPDSAQWVIRNSSGGSSATVWGNTAGTTTILSGDFDADGKVDIATYDHGSSVWYVKQSTGAAPIALVWGRAGSNDVPVVADFDGDGKADIAAYNPSTAQWFIHYTSGATPAVIVWGRAGSADLPVAVDFDGDGKADLTVFNPNTAEWIVRNSAALSATSVIWGSAGDVPVAADFDGDGKADIATYTPASATWVIRYSTGLPAQYILWGLAGGSDIPITGDYDGDGKADLAVYTPATARWFTRNATGPVVANTVVWGRAGSGDVPLVKKYTVITNGGNRATASVAAIQPSTLSLAAASAPPASTAAAPKVVVAAPSFAARARLVQGVAPRRSTTTLTATPSSPATASVASKSVSALSPA